A region of Salirhabdus salicampi DNA encodes the following proteins:
- a CDS encoding DUF1028 domain-containing protein: MTHIPKNIVATFSIVGFDPETEELGVAVQSKFIGVGSVVPWAKAGVGAVATQALANPSYGPNGLNLMEEGKTAEEAAEILVAEDEGREERQFGIIDAKGNAYTYTGENCVPWAGGKAGKHYAAQGNILVSEETVEAMANTFENAKGSLAERLLEALDAGQGAGGDSRGKQSAAIYIVKEKGGYGGHNDRYVDLRVDDHPDPIKELIRIYQLQQLYFGQTKPENVLAIEGQVKKELSEELVRLGYLKAEDVDEDTFYKGLTSFIHVENFEERELERGKIDKEVLQFMKNKS, translated from the coding sequence ATGACACATATACCAAAAAATATTGTAGCAACATTCTCAATTGTAGGATTTGATCCAGAAACTGAAGAACTAGGTGTAGCTGTACAATCGAAATTTATTGGTGTCGGTTCTGTTGTACCATGGGCAAAAGCGGGAGTAGGAGCTGTTGCAACACAAGCATTGGCTAATCCATCATATGGTCCAAATGGATTGAACTTAATGGAAGAAGGCAAGACAGCAGAAGAAGCAGCTGAAATTTTAGTAGCAGAAGATGAAGGTAGAGAAGAGCGTCAATTCGGGATTATTGATGCAAAAGGAAATGCTTATACATATACAGGAGAAAATTGTGTTCCATGGGCTGGTGGTAAGGCGGGGAAGCACTATGCTGCCCAAGGTAACATTTTAGTGAGCGAAGAAACAGTAGAAGCAATGGCTAATACTTTCGAAAATGCGAAAGGTTCCTTGGCGGAACGTCTTTTAGAGGCATTGGATGCTGGACAAGGTGCTGGCGGAGATAGTAGAGGTAAGCAATCTGCAGCCATTTACATTGTTAAAGAAAAGGGTGGATACGGAGGTCATAACGATCGTTATGTCGACCTTCGAGTCGATGACCATCCAGATCCAATTAAAGAATTGATTCGCATTTATCAACTACAACAACTGTACTTTGGCCAAACGAAGCCTGAGAATGTGTTAGCGATTGAGGGACAGGTAAAAAAGGAATTAAGTGAAGAACTTGTACGCTTAGGCTATTTAAAGGCGGAGGATGTTGACGAAGATACGTTCTATAAAGGGCTAACAAGCTTTATTCATGTAGAAAACTTTGAAGAGCGTGAATTAGAGCGGGGGAAAATTGATAAAGAAGTACTCCAATTTATGAAAAATAAATCGTAA